A window from Halomicrobium urmianum encodes these proteins:
- a CDS encoding DUF2238 domain-containing protein, producing the protein MRVRDRLGIGPEWQVRITYVMELSLVGMLFIGLERGNFGIVLNTAIALAVAQLPPLLERDYDVPLDPALTLWITAAVWLHALGTVGLPGAEQNFYRTVTGYDHVTHALSSSIVAAAGYITVRALDRHSDVVQLPRRFVFVFVLLFVAAFGVLWEVIEFAVGGLASMTGGQAVLTQYGLEDTMLDLVFDLVGAVIVATWGTAHLSDVVGAVTERLAERDD; encoded by the coding sequence GTGAGAGTCCGCGACCGGCTCGGGATCGGCCCGGAGTGGCAGGTCCGGATCACGTACGTCATGGAGCTGTCGCTGGTCGGGATGCTGTTCATCGGTCTGGAACGAGGGAACTTCGGTATCGTCCTCAACACGGCCATCGCGCTGGCGGTCGCCCAGCTCCCGCCGCTGCTGGAGCGCGACTACGACGTGCCGCTGGACCCGGCGCTGACGCTGTGGATCACCGCCGCCGTCTGGCTCCACGCGCTGGGCACCGTCGGCCTGCCGGGCGCGGAGCAGAACTTCTACCGGACGGTCACGGGGTACGACCACGTCACCCACGCGCTCTCGTCGTCCATCGTCGCCGCGGCCGGGTACATCACGGTCCGCGCACTGGACCGCCACTCCGACGTGGTCCAGCTCCCGCGTCGCTTCGTGTTCGTGTTCGTCCTGCTGTTCGTCGCCGCCTTCGGCGTCCTCTGGGAGGTCATCGAGTTCGCCGTGGGCGGACTGGCGTCGATGACCGGCGGCCAGGCGGTGCTGACCCAGTACGGCCTCGAGGACACGATGCTCGATCTGGTGTTCGACCTGGTCGGCGCCGTCATCGTCGCGACGTGGGGCACGGCCCACCTCTCGGACGTAGTCGGCGCGGTCACTGAGCGACTGGCGGAGCGGGACGACTGA
- a CDS encoding TrkH family potassium uptake protein: MSRSPYVDYRSALHFVGSLLLLLMVPLTVPVVLAVLYGESPVPFLATMAVSGGLGVVLRRMGPDPDLGHREGFLVVALSWLAVPLVGTLPYLIAGEGSIASFPNALFESMSGFTTTGATVMDSISVDTHGHAMMLWRQLTQWLGGMGIVVLMVAILPDLSVGGAQLIREESPGLDVEKLTPRIRETAAALWKIYAALTLLAAAVYYALHLAGLAPNMGLYNAVAHALTTLPTGGFSPEARSVEAFTPAIQWAVVPFMIVAGTNFALFWYVLQNRPRRLAENTEFRWYVASMAVVSALVAAMLYVGVGMDVVPDRIDAVVGNAENALRQAVFQTVAIVTTTGYASMDFNTWSDLGKVTLFFAMFLGGSAGSAAGSIKIIRWVAISKAGRRELFTTVHPEAVRPIRFGDRVIDEDTVRGVFSFVLIFLGIFAVSTVLIFLDAQRVDEFSLSALEAASVALATLGNIGPGFGEVGPMGSYERFTPATKFYLVFLMWIGRLEIISVLVVLTPSYWRS, from the coding sequence ATGAGTCGCTCCCCCTACGTCGATTATCGATCGGCGCTCCACTTCGTCGGCAGTCTCCTCCTGCTGCTGATGGTCCCGTTGACGGTCCCGGTGGTCCTCGCCGTCCTCTACGGCGAGTCGCCCGTCCCATTCCTTGCGACGATGGCGGTCTCGGGCGGACTGGGGGTCGTCCTCAGGCGCATGGGTCCCGATCCGGACCTGGGGCACCGCGAGGGCTTCCTCGTCGTCGCGCTCTCGTGGCTGGCCGTCCCGCTCGTCGGCACGCTCCCGTACCTGATCGCCGGTGAGGGGAGCATCGCGTCGTTCCCCAACGCGCTGTTCGAGTCGATGTCCGGGTTCACGACCACCGGCGCGACGGTGATGGACAGCATCTCCGTCGACACGCACGGCCACGCGATGATGCTGTGGCGACAGCTCACCCAGTGGCTCGGCGGGATGGGCATCGTCGTCCTCATGGTCGCCATCCTGCCCGACCTCTCGGTCGGTGGCGCCCAGCTGATCCGCGAGGAGTCGCCGGGGCTGGACGTCGAGAAGCTCACGCCGCGGATCCGCGAGACCGCCGCGGCGCTGTGGAAGATCTACGCCGCGCTGACCCTGCTCGCGGCTGCCGTCTACTACGCGCTGCACCTGGCCGGCCTGGCCCCGAACATGGGGCTGTACAACGCCGTCGCTCACGCGCTGACGACGCTGCCGACGGGCGGGTTCTCCCCCGAGGCACGCAGCGTCGAGGCGTTCACGCCGGCGATACAGTGGGCCGTCGTCCCCTTCATGATCGTCGCCGGGACCAACTTCGCGCTGTTCTGGTACGTCCTCCAGAACCGGCCGCGCCGACTCGCCGAGAACACCGAGTTCCGCTGGTACGTCGCGTCGATGGCGGTCGTCTCCGCGCTGGTCGCCGCGATGCTGTACGTCGGCGTCGGGATGGACGTCGTACCCGACCGGATCGACGCGGTCGTCGGTAACGCCGAGAACGCCCTCCGGCAGGCCGTCTTCCAGACCGTCGCCATCGTCACTACGACCGGGTACGCCAGCATGGACTTCAACACCTGGAGCGACCTCGGGAAGGTGACGCTGTTCTTCGCCATGTTCCTGGGCGGCTCCGCCGGGTCCGCCGCCGGGTCGATCAAGATCATCCGCTGGGTCGCCATCTCGAAGGCCGGCCGGCGAGAGCTGTTCACGACGGTCCACCCCGAGGCGGTCAGGCCGATTCGCTTCGGCGATCGGGTGATCGACGAGGACACGGTCCGGGGCGTGTTCTCGTTCGTGTTGATCTTCCTCGGCATCTTCGCCGTCTCGACCGTCCTGATCTTCCTCGACGCCCAGCGCGTCGACGAATTCTCGCTGTCCGCGCTGGAGGCCGCCAGCGTCGCGCTGGCGACGCTGGGGAACATCGGACCGGGCTTCGGCGAGGTCGGGCCGATGGGCAGCTACGAGCGGTTCACGCCGGCGACCAAGTTCTATCTCGTCTTCCTCATGTGGATCGGTCGCCTGGAAATCATCTCGGTGCTCGTCGTCCTGACGCCGAGCTACTGGCGATCCTGA
- a CDS encoding dodecin: MVFKKITLIGTSEESFEEAVDDAIDRAQETLDNLMWAEVEDRGVELASVEDREYQAEVVVAFELEE; this comes from the coding sequence ATGGTATTCAAGAAGATCACGCTGATCGGCACGAGCGAGGAGAGCTTCGAGGAGGCCGTCGACGACGCCATCGACCGCGCCCAGGAGACGCTGGACAACCTCATGTGGGCGGAGGTCGAGGACCGCGGCGTCGAACTGGCCAGCGTCGAGGACCGGGAGTACCAGGCGGAGGTCGTCGTCGCGTTCGAGCTAGAGGAGTAG
- a CDS encoding HesB/IscA family protein gives MSETADPDPEAGADGIDVTEAAAGEAVDLMDGEDMDLEEAGLRLFVKQGGCAGLSYGMRFEHEPDDEDRIFERHELRVFVDPASLNYVEGSVLDFEGGLQGEGFHVRNPNVESECGCGESFRT, from the coding sequence ATGAGCGAGACAGCGGACCCCGACCCCGAGGCGGGCGCGGACGGGATCGACGTCACCGAGGCGGCCGCCGGCGAGGCGGTCGACCTCATGGACGGGGAGGACATGGACCTCGAGGAGGCGGGCCTGCGGCTGTTCGTCAAGCAGGGCGGCTGCGCCGGCCTCTCCTACGGGATGCGGTTCGAGCACGAGCCCGACGACGAGGACCGGATCTTCGAGCGCCACGAGCTGCGCGTGTTCGTCGACCCCGCGAGCCTGAACTACGTCGAGGGCTCGGTGCTGGACTTCGAGGGCGGGCTGCAGGGCGAGGGGTTCCACGTCCGGAACCCCAACGTCGAGAGCGAGTGCGGCTGCGGCGAGTCGTTCCGGACGTAG
- a CDS encoding GNAT family N-acetyltransferase yields the protein MPSGDGVADARVLDVPAIQRVARRSFHAAYDDLLGESLVDAVLADWYVTERVREQVRDPGIAFVVARLGRRVRGFADVVDHPDDPEGAFLSRLYVEPGVWGQGVGSHLLSTVEDRADDREWLELTVLADNERAIEFYRDRGFREVDTTTTRLAYHEIEERVFREEL from the coding sequence ATGCCGAGCGGCGACGGCGTGGCCGACGCGCGGGTGCTCGACGTGCCCGCCATCCAGCGGGTCGCCCGCCGGAGCTTCCACGCCGCCTACGACGACCTGCTGGGCGAGAGCCTCGTCGACGCCGTCCTCGCCGACTGGTACGTCACCGAGCGCGTGCGCGAGCAGGTCCGCGACCCGGGCATCGCCTTCGTGGTGGCCCGACTGGGCCGGCGAGTCCGCGGGTTCGCCGACGTCGTCGACCACCCCGACGACCCCGAGGGTGCCTTCCTCTCGCGGCTGTACGTCGAACCCGGCGTCTGGGGCCAGGGCGTGGGATCGCACCTCCTGTCGACCGTCGAGGACCGCGCCGACGACCGCGAGTGGCTCGAACTGACCGTCCTCGCGGACAACGAGCGAGCGATCGAGTTCTATCGCGACCGGGGCTTTCGCGAGGTCGACACCACGACGACGCGGCTGGCCTACCACGAGATCGAGGAGCGGGTCTTCCGCGAGGAGCTGTAG
- the hisD gene encoding histidinol dehydrogenase, whose translation MNVRRVENLGPGERRALFERDAGVEAVRDDVADIVGRVREEGDVAVREFAEEFDGVTVGNVEITDQIERAYDEIDDETREAIEAAAANIREFHEAQLPEDWREDFGGRSLGRRFRPIESAGVYAPGGTAAYPSSALMGVVPAKVAGVEHVAVATPPADEINPVTLAAIHAAGADAVYQIGGAQAVAALAYGTETVDAVDKVVGPGNRWVTAAKAEVRGDVAIDFLAGPSEILVVADETADPEYVAADLVAQAEHDENASVVAVTDDEDTAKAVAAAVEEQASGREREDVVRGALSSDASGVFLARSMSEAVLFAEEYAAEHLSIQAENDEDLLERIPSAGSAFLGPYSPVAAGDYASGPNHVLPTGGAARLVGGLSVDTFLRSTTVQRVSEDGLADLGETITTLAEAEGLEAHAESVRRRLDD comes from the coding sequence ATGAACGTTCGACGGGTCGAGAACCTCGGACCGGGGGAGCGGCGGGCGCTGTTCGAACGCGACGCCGGCGTCGAGGCTGTGCGCGACGACGTGGCCGACATCGTCGGCCGCGTCCGCGAGGAGGGCGACGTCGCAGTCCGAGAGTTCGCCGAGGAGTTCGACGGCGTCACCGTGGGCAACGTCGAGATAACGGACCAGATCGAGCGGGCCTACGATGAGATAGACGACGAGACCCGCGAGGCCATCGAGGCCGCGGCGGCGAACATCCGCGAGTTCCACGAGGCCCAGCTGCCCGAGGACTGGCGCGAGGACTTCGGCGGGCGCTCGCTGGGGCGGCGCTTCCGACCCATCGAGAGCGCCGGCGTGTACGCGCCCGGCGGTACGGCGGCGTACCCCTCCAGCGCGCTGATGGGCGTCGTCCCGGCGAAGGTGGCCGGCGTCGAGCACGTCGCCGTCGCCACGCCGCCGGCCGACGAGATCAACCCCGTGACGCTGGCGGCCATCCACGCCGCCGGCGCCGACGCAGTCTACCAGATCGGCGGCGCGCAGGCCGTCGCGGCGCTGGCCTACGGGACCGAGACGGTGGACGCCGTCGACAAGGTCGTCGGGCCGGGCAACCGCTGGGTGACCGCGGCGAAGGCCGAGGTGCGCGGCGACGTGGCCATCGACTTCCTCGCCGGCCCGTCGGAGATCCTCGTCGTGGCCGACGAGACGGCCGACCCCGAGTACGTCGCGGCGGATCTGGTCGCCCAGGCCGAGCACGACGAGAACGCCTCTGTCGTCGCGGTGACAGACGACGAGGACACCGCCAAGGCCGTCGCGGCGGCCGTCGAGGAGCAGGCCAGCGGCCGGGAGCGCGAGGACGTCGTCCGCGGCGCGCTTTCCAGCGACGCCTCCGGCGTCTTCCTGGCGCGCTCGATGAGCGAGGCCGTCCTCTTCGCCGAGGAGTACGCCGCCGAGCACCTCTCGATCCAGGCCGAGAACGACGAGGACCTGCTGGAGCGGATCCCCTCTGCGGGGTCGGCGTTCCTCGGGCCCTACAGCCCGGTCGCGGCCGGCGACTACGCCAGCGGGCCGAACCACGTGCTGCCGACCGGTGGCGCAGCACGGCTCGTCGGCGGGCTCTCGGTCGACACGTTCCTCCGGTCGACGACGGTCCAGCGCGTCTCGGAGGACGGCCTGGCCGACCTCGGCGAGACGATCACCACGCTCGCGGAGGCCGAGGGACTGGAGGCCCACGCCGAGAGCGTCCGGCGGCGTCTGGACGACTGA
- a CDS encoding DUF1684 domain-containing protein codes for MADDIDDWAERLRENRREKDRFFAEHRQSPIPPDEREAFDGLDYYDPDPDYRVAATVTVHDDPDPVEMDTSDGRAVRYLRVVTFEFELDGERRRLHGYRQDTDDSESVFVPIRDKTTGQETYEGGRYMELEPEGELADGDEVTLDFNLAYTPFCAFSETFSCPFPPEENWLETTVEAGERET; via the coding sequence ATGGCCGACGACATCGACGACTGGGCCGAGCGTCTCAGGGAGAACCGACGGGAGAAGGACCGCTTCTTCGCCGAGCACCGCCAGTCGCCCATCCCGCCCGACGAGCGCGAGGCCTTCGACGGCCTGGACTACTACGACCCCGACCCCGACTACCGCGTCGCGGCGACCGTCACCGTCCACGACGACCCCGACCCTGTCGAGATGGACACCAGCGACGGGCGAGCGGTCCGGTACCTCCGGGTCGTCACCTTCGAGTTCGAACTCGACGGCGAGCGTCGGCGACTTCACGGCTACCGTCAGGATACCGACGACAGCGAGTCCGTCTTCGTCCCCATCCGGGACAAGACGACCGGCCAGGAGACCTACGAGGGCGGCCGCTACATGGAACTGGAACCCGAGGGAGAACTGGCGGACGGCGACGAGGTGACCCTCGACTTCAACCTCGCGTACACCCCGTTCTGTGCGTTCAGCGAGACGTTCTCCTGCCCGTTCCCGCCCGAGGAGAACTGGCTGGAGACGACCGTGGAGGCCGGCGAGCGGGAGACCTGA
- a CDS encoding DUF502 domain-containing protein gives MSRPDVDDVIRMAAREEKEVASDLRQTFISGLVLTVPFLITVLVLLWALNAVTNALAPLADAIGMLGPFDGLGRLIVESIAAGLVLGSILLVGLAARHGPETHVGDRVDAVMEDLPGVGSIYSSVERMSAVLVEGDTESFQEVKLVEFPHEGSYAIAFLTADTPEVIQTVAGHGDMETVFVPMAPNPVMGGNLVSMPADRVHDVDLTVEEGMEAIMSTGLTLDEAAREEADRAEDAADGAMTDGNTGDGRV, from the coding sequence ATGTCACGGCCCGACGTGGACGACGTCATCCGGATGGCCGCCCGAGAGGAGAAGGAGGTCGCGTCCGACCTCCGACAGACGTTCATCTCGGGGCTCGTGTTGACCGTCCCGTTCCTGATTACGGTCCTCGTGCTGCTGTGGGCGCTGAACGCGGTAACGAACGCGCTGGCTCCGCTGGCCGACGCGATCGGCATGCTCGGGCCGTTCGACGGGCTCGGGCGGTTGATCGTCGAGTCGATCGCTGCCGGTCTCGTTCTGGGATCGATACTGCTCGTCGGTCTGGCGGCCCGGCACGGCCCCGAGACCCACGTCGGGGACCGGGTCGACGCGGTGATGGAGGACCTCCCGGGCGTCGGATCCATCTACAGCAGCGTCGAGCGGATGAGCGCCGTTCTCGTCGAGGGGGACACGGAGAGCTTTCAGGAGGTGAAACTCGTCGAGTTCCCGCACGAGGGCAGCTACGCCATCGCCTTCCTGACCGCGGACACGCCCGAGGTGATCCAGACGGTCGCCGGCCACGGGGACATGGAGACTGTCTTCGTCCCGATGGCGCCCAACCCGGTGATGGGCGGCAACCTCGTCTCGATGCCGGCCGACCGCGTCCACGACGTCGACCTCACCGTGGAGGAGGGGATGGAGGCCATCATGTCGACGGGTCTCACCCTCGACGAGGCGGCCCGGGAGGAGGCGGACCGTGCGGAGGACGCCGCCGACGGTGCAATGACGGACGGAAATACCGGGGACGGGAGGGTGTGA
- a CDS encoding YihY/virulence factor BrkB family protein, translating into MLPGRTSQSGRLGDAVEFGLTVVRSVNDHELRYPAAAFAYYAFVSFLPLLVLAVALLGEAATAQLQSVTPRLLTPAAQELVRESLTTASGRAGATALAVLALAWAGANVAVDFQTVVERVEGWEEVPLTEQLRDAVEILILMGLPVASIVLAGALSIPLAEIPGAAFGWSFALLVALTVAFLPLYYVSSHVVTSARQALPGAVVAAVGWTALLTGIRFYAVNATQYALYGVLSGIIIVLTGLYMGSLVLMTGVVVNAVAADGEAVPAER; encoded by the coding sequence ATGCTCCCGGGTCGCACCAGTCAGTCGGGACGCCTCGGCGACGCGGTCGAGTTCGGGCTGACCGTCGTCCGTAGCGTCAACGACCACGAGCTACGGTATCCGGCGGCGGCGTTCGCGTACTACGCGTTCGTCTCCTTTCTGCCGCTGCTGGTACTGGCGGTGGCACTCCTCGGCGAGGCGGCGACGGCGCAGCTCCAGTCGGTGACGCCGCGCCTGCTGACGCCGGCGGCCCAGGAGCTGGTCCGCGAGTCGCTGACGACGGCGTCGGGGCGGGCCGGCGCGACGGCGCTGGCCGTGCTGGCGCTTGCGTGGGCGGGCGCCAACGTGGCGGTCGACTTCCAGACTGTGGTCGAGCGCGTCGAGGGCTGGGAGGAGGTGCCGCTGACCGAGCAGCTCCGCGACGCCGTGGAGATACTGATCCTGATGGGACTGCCCGTGGCTTCGATCGTTCTCGCCGGGGCCCTGTCCATCCCGCTGGCGGAGATTCCCGGCGCGGCGTTCGGGTGGTCGTTCGCGCTGCTCGTGGCGCTGACGGTCGCCTTCCTGCCGCTGTACTACGTCTCCTCGCACGTCGTGACCTCGGCGCGCCAGGCGCTCCCGGGCGCGGTGGTCGCGGCGGTCGGCTGGACGGCCCTGCTCACCGGGATCCGATTCTACGCCGTGAACGCGACCCAGTACGCCCTCTACGGCGTCCTCAGCGGGATCATCATCGTCCTCACCGGGCTCTACATGGGCTCGCTGGTCCTGATGACCGGCGTCGTCGTCAACGCCGTCGCGGCCGACGGCGAGGCGGTGCCGGCCGAGCGATGA
- a CDS encoding NAD(P)/FAD-dependent oxidoreductase, which yields MERVDVAIVGGGPAGSSAARAAASAGADAVVLEKGVPRSDRDGLGPDSTDAAGLLDYWIDLMEFDPDEFPEEVVLSELDGAEFLGPEESVLLSNTGIDAEYENFGLTFDRAKFDDWLRERAEDAGAEYRVGASVTGVETDLSGGHEHAVEIAGEEDVVADYLILADGPQRTITGRVLDRFLSDSFSDRMASTEVNHIAYQEHRRMPEELFEPEYIKFWWGVMPGHTAYPWIFPNDDNVARIGLTMPIGLDVDDYDASEWALLREDDDRIPRGAEYVERLLEREFPAYDLEDFPLVEDRGKSDGTETYSISSTRPIDSPTAAGVAVVGGAMGTTSAFHEGGDHVAVRTGKIAGRLAAEDALGEYNPRWKAAIGEEILRNVAMADVVEDFGPDDWDRTFATVRRMLEVDGSQWRQGLAAGLHGLKVVGSYRWAKRGYRKNGLAQISEDEYSIR from the coding sequence ATGGAGCGCGTTGACGTCGCGATCGTGGGCGGCGGTCCGGCCGGGAGCTCGGCGGCTCGCGCGGCCGCATCGGCCGGGGCCGACGCGGTCGTCCTCGAGAAGGGGGTGCCACGGTCCGATCGGGACGGGCTGGGCCCCGACTCGACGGACGCCGCCGGGCTGCTGGACTACTGGATCGATCTGATGGAGTTCGATCCCGACGAGTTCCCCGAGGAGGTCGTCCTCAGCGAACTCGACGGGGCGGAGTTCCTCGGTCCCGAGGAGTCGGTGCTGCTCTCGAACACGGGCATCGACGCCGAATACGAGAACTTCGGACTCACCTTCGACCGGGCGAAGTTCGACGACTGGCTCCGCGAGCGGGCAGAGGACGCCGGCGCGGAGTACCGCGTCGGCGCGAGCGTCACGGGCGTCGAGACGGACCTCTCGGGCGGCCACGAGCACGCCGTCGAGATCGCCGGCGAGGAGGACGTCGTCGCCGACTACCTGATCCTGGCGGACGGTCCCCAGCGGACGATCACGGGCCGGGTCCTCGATCGGTTCCTCTCGGACTCGTTCTCGGATCGGATGGCCTCGACGGAGGTCAACCACATCGCCTACCAGGAGCACCGCCGGATGCCCGAGGAGCTGTTCGAGCCCGAGTACATCAAGTTCTGGTGGGGGGTCATGCCGGGCCACACCGCCTACCCGTGGATCTTCCCGAACGACGACAACGTCGCGCGGATCGGGCTGACGATGCCCATCGGCCTCGACGTCGACGACTACGACGCCAGCGAGTGGGCGCTGCTGCGCGAGGACGACGACCGGATCCCCCGCGGAGCGGAGTACGTCGAGCGGCTGCTGGAGCGGGAGTTCCCGGCCTACGACCTGGAGGACTTCCCGCTAGTCGAGGACCGCGGGAAGTCCGACGGCACGGAGACGTACTCCATCTCCTCGACCCGGCCGATCGACTCGCCGACGGCGGCGGGCGTCGCCGTCGTCGGCGGCGCGATGGGGACGACCTCGGCGTTCCACGAGGGCGGCGACCACGTGGCCGTCCGGACCGGAAAGATCGCCGGCCGACTGGCTGCCGAGGACGCCCTGGGCGAGTACAACCCCCGCTGGAAGGCGGCCATCGGCGAGGAGATCCTGCGGAACGTCGCGATGGCCGACGTGGTAGAGGACTTCGGCCCGGACGACTGGGACCGGACCTTCGCGACCGTTCGGCGGATGCTGGAGGTCGACGGCTCGCAGTGGCGGCAGGGACTCGCCGCCGGCCTCCACGGGCTGAAAGTGGTCGGTTCGTACAGGTGGGCCAAGCGCGGCTACCGGAAGAACGGCCTCGCCCAGATCAGCGAGGACGAGTACTCGATCCGCTGA
- a CDS encoding D-2-hydroxyacid dehydrogenase: protein MPGTHDGESTDVLVLRQKVHGIDVGEYAAALRERLPDESITVARTPAEERAAIRDAPVATGVVFDEQLLEYADDLELFAGVYAGYDHLPLSAFAERDVAVTTASGVHGPNVAEHVVGAFLAFARRFFEARRRQEKREWRHLRSHELAGSTVAVVGLGAIGRSIVERLDGFDVDTVGVRYTPEKGGPTDEVHGFDDIHEAVRDAEYVALACPLTDETEGLVDAPVLRTMRPDAVLVNVARGPVVDTDALVDAVRSNHIRGAQLDVTDPEPLPEDHPLWNLENVFVTPHCSGHTPEYYQRTADIVAENVRQARETGEWNDLRNQIDLS, encoded by the coding sequence ATGCCCGGGACGCACGACGGCGAGTCGACGGACGTCCTCGTCCTCCGACAGAAGGTCCACGGCATCGACGTCGGCGAGTACGCCGCGGCCCTCCGCGAGCGCCTCCCCGACGAATCGATCACGGTCGCCCGGACGCCCGCAGAGGAGCGGGCGGCCATCCGCGACGCGCCGGTCGCCACCGGCGTCGTCTTCGACGAGCAACTTCTGGAGTACGCCGACGATCTGGAACTGTTCGCCGGTGTCTACGCCGGGTACGATCACCTCCCGCTTTCGGCCTTCGCCGAGCGCGACGTCGCCGTCACCACCGCCTCCGGCGTCCACGGCCCGAACGTCGCCGAGCACGTCGTCGGCGCCTTCCTCGCGTTCGCCCGCCGCTTCTTCGAGGCGCGCCGCCGACAGGAGAAGCGGGAGTGGCGCCACCTGCGCTCGCACGAACTCGCGGGCTCGACCGTCGCCGTCGTCGGCCTCGGCGCTATCGGCCGGTCCATCGTCGAGCGCCTCGACGGCTTCGACGTCGACACCGTCGGCGTCCGCTACACGCCGGAGAAGGGCGGCCCGACCGACGAGGTCCACGGCTTCGACGATATTCACGAGGCCGTCCGCGACGCGGAGTACGTCGCCCTCGCCTGCCCGCTCACCGACGAAACTGAGGGCCTCGTCGACGCGCCGGTCCTCCGCACGATGCGCCCCGACGCCGTCCTCGTCAACGTCGCCCGCGGCCCCGTCGTCGACACCGACGCCCTCGTCGACGCCGTCCGGAGCAACCACATCCGGGGCGCGCAGCTCGACGTCACCGACCCCGAACCCCTGCCTGAGGACCACCCGCTGTGGAACCTCGAGAACGTCTTCGTCACGCCCCACTGCTCCGGCCACACCCCCGAGTACTACCAGCGGACCGCCGACATCGTCGCCGAGAACGTCCGCCAGGCCAGGGAGACCGGCGAGTGGAACGACCTCCGGAACCAGATCGACCTCTCCTGA
- the asd gene encoding aspartate-semialdehyde dehydrogenase — MTVRVGVLGATGAVGQRLIQLLDPHPDFELAALTASESSAGKTYREAAKWRVDAPIPEDVAEMEVAATDPGEVPNDVDLIFSSLPSSVGERVEPGFCEAGYVVSSNSSNGRMDDDIPLTIPEVNPDHLDLLEVQRDERGWDGAMVKNPNCSTITMVPPLKALDDEFTLTDVTVSTLQAVSGAGYSGVSSMEIIDNAIPHIGGEEKKMETESRKLLGSFDGAEVHHHEMDVAASCNRIPTLDGHLENVWTDTEADVTVEAAEEAFRSMTGVDLPSSPEQLIKVFDEPDRPQPRLDRNVEDGMGVATGGVQETTDGVQFNCLAHNTMRGAAGASVLNGELLLDQGYL; from the coding sequence ATGACTGTACGAGTTGGCGTTCTGGGGGCGACCGGTGCGGTCGGGCAGCGGCTCATCCAGCTGCTTGATCCCCATCCGGACTTCGAACTGGCGGCGCTGACGGCGAGCGAGTCGAGCGCGGGGAAGACCTACCGCGAGGCGGCCAAGTGGCGCGTCGACGCACCGATTCCGGAAGACGTCGCGGAGATGGAAGTCGCGGCGACAGATCCGGGCGAGGTGCCGAACGACGTCGACCTGATCTTCTCGTCGCTGCCGTCGAGCGTCGGCGAGCGCGTCGAGCCCGGGTTCTGCGAGGCGGGCTACGTGGTCTCGTCGAACTCCTCGAACGGTCGGATGGACGACGACATCCCGCTGACGATTCCCGAGGTCAATCCGGACCACCTGGATCTGCTGGAGGTCCAGCGCGACGAGCGCGGGTGGGACGGCGCCATGGTGAAGAACCCGAACTGCTCGACGATCACGATGGTGCCGCCGCTGAAGGCGCTGGACGACGAGTTCACGCTGACCGACGTCACGGTCTCGACGCTGCAGGCCGTCTCGGGCGCGGGCTACTCCGGCGTCTCGTCGATGGAGATCATCGACAACGCCATCCCGCACATCGGCGGCGAGGAGAAGAAGATGGAGACGGAGTCCCGGAAGCTGCTGGGTTCCTTCGACGGCGCGGAGGTCCACCACCACGAGATGGACGTCGCGGCGTCGTGTAACCGGATCCCGACGCTGGACGGCCACCTCGAGAACGTCTGGACCGACACCGAAGCGGACGTCACCGTCGAGGCGGCGGAGGAGGCGTTCCGCTCGATGACGGGCGTCGACCTGCCGTCCTCGCCCGAGCAGCTGATCAAGGTCTTCGACGAACCCGACCGTCCCCAGCCACGCCTCGACCGGAACGTCGAGGACGGCATGGGGGTCGCGACGGGCGGCGTGCAGGAGACGACCGACGGCGTCCAGTTCAACTGCCTCGCGCACAACACGATGCGCGGCGCCGCGGGCGCGTCGGTGCTGAACGGCGAGCTGCTGCTGGACCAGGGTTACCTGTAG